Within Dermacentor variabilis isolate Ectoservices chromosome 8, ASM5094787v1, whole genome shotgun sequence, the genomic segment GACGAAACAACATTACTCGCATCAAGATTCTGTTGACGAGATGTAAATGTTATGTTGAAGAACTGCCTCTTAACACGTAATTCTCAGCATAGCCTAAATTATAATTACGAGTCTTATTCGACGAACAGCAACATAAGCACAAAGTTGAACACACGACTCGAGCGCTTCGTGCTTGTCTGCTTCGACGCCCTTCGTCTGATATGAGCATCCAGTACATAGCCCACGTATCCCTGCAactgcgactataaaaatttgaAACACATCTCACCTCGCTTCTCTTTTGCGAATCTGAAAAAAAATCTGGTATTTATCGCTGGATGTCCAGAAAGGCTTCAAACGACACCGATTTTGAGAGCTGCGCTTATATATGGGACAACAAGGAAGTTAGGTCGCCGTCTCTCACTATGCAACAGCAACGAAAGAAGGCTTGTTCAGCTAAAGACAGAAACATGTCCGCACGAACAACAAAGCAAAATGCTGATAAAAACGGCCCACGTTTCGTCCGGTGTGCATAGTCTGTGTGTGGTTTACCGCACTCTGCGGCGTGTCGCTTTGCTTGCCGACTATGCAAGAAGGAACTCGGGCAGTTCTTGGCGGTATACCTGATAAACAGTATGCAGAGCATTACTGCGGTAAAATACAGCGTTACATACATAACGCGCCTACGACAGCCAACTAAACATTGTGCtcgttgaagttgaagttgaggTTGAAGTTGCAATTTATTTGCATCATCACAATGCGGGAATGCATCGGTTAAATCGCTCGGTTACGGCGAGGACGAGTGCatataagagctgcgctctaaaatgactGGAGTCAGCGTACTGTGTGTccgagctaacgttagccaagcgcTTCAACGAAAATATTAAGGAAACGTGGTGCAACATACAATTAAAAGAATAACGATGTTCTGTAGTCAGGCTTCTGACTACAGAACATCGTAAGCTTCCTCTCAATCTGAGGCTGACTGTAGGTGGTCCGACGACGACGTGACAACGACAACGGCATCCCAATCAGGGCGATAGTGGTCGTCGTCGGGACCCCGTTTAGTTGGCTTGCATTACCAATCGTGTAGAACGTAGGCGCATTATGTATGTAACGCGGCATTTTACCGCTGTAGGACGCTGCGCACCGTTTACCACGTATACCGCCAAGAACTGCCGGAGTTCCTTCTTGCATAGTCGGCAAGCAACCCGAGACGCCGTAGAGTCCGGTAAACCACACACAGACCATGCACACCGGACGAAACGTGCGCCGTTTCTATCagcattttgcttttttgttcgTGCGGGCGTGTTTCTGTCTTTAGCTGAAGAAGCCTTCTTTCGTTGCTGTTGCATAGTGAGAGACGGCGACCTGACTTCCTTTTCGTCCCGCATATAAGGGCAGCTCACAAAGTCGGTGTCGTTTGAAGCTTTTCTGGATATCCAGCCAGGAATACCAGATTTTTTTCAGCTTCGCGAGAGGGACGCGAGGTGAGATGTGGTTCAAATTTTTATAGTCACAGCTGCAGGGAAACGTGGGCTAGGTACTGGATGATCATATCGGACGAAGAGCGTCGAAGCATACAAGCACGAAGCGCTCGAGTCGTGTGTTCAACTTTGTGCTTACGTTGCTATTCGTCGGACTCGCAATTATAATTTAGGCTATGCTGAGGATGAAGTGTTAAGCGGCAGTTCTTCAACATAACATTTACGTCTTGTGAACACATTCTTGATGCGAGTAACGTTGTTTCGTCATATTGCAACCTCTGCGCGGTTTCTTTAAGTACTCGCTTGGGCGTTCCGTTTCTGGATAGAGTCCCCGAAATTGCATTTTGGTATTTTTTGTCCGGCCGTGTACAAACTTTCTTTGAGCATGCGTTCAATCATGTGTATCTGTGACTAAGGACTTCAACTCGGAGTGTCGTCGAATTCAGaggacaaaaataaaacaaaatgatcGCTTCTCTGGCTCAGTTTATATGACGGTGTTCACGTCAGGTGGAATGTGCACTAGCTAACTGTTCGCGTGCCAAGCGTCATGACATCGAGCAcgtgcttcgaaaaaaaaaagaaaataaatgttgaGCGTGCTTGTGCAGCACGTGTAGAAGCGCAGAGATTTGATTAGATATGGTTATACTTTTGGATATAGAAATAAATCGCGCTAGCTAAAAGTAGCAGTTTTCTATTGTGTATCTTATTCATACACATCACGTACGATAATCTTCACGAGAAATGTAAGTGATGCgttgtgtttttgttgttgttttaactTATTTGTATATGCCATACGACAGCGTTTTTTCATCAGGCGAGGCGACGGATAAACTTTTGTTCATGGTCCCGCCTTAAAGCAGTATTGCCAAAAAGCTGGGGAAAGAACATCGAAAATGCTCGATCAGTGTTGTCTGTTTTTCCTGCAGTGCTGATATGAAGATCGCCTTGATTTCCATTTTTTTCGTCGCAACCGCTGTCCTCAGGTGAGACGCCCAGTGCAGCCATGCACCAAACTGAACTTATCAACCCATAGCTGTGAATAATAGTCTTGAATCAAGTCGATGTGACAATTCACCGTCAACACCGTGTTTTGCCGCATCCGTCTCCTGTGTCGGTCATCTATGCCTCGGGGCCAGATATCGCACCATGACGAACAAGCAAGTCCATCGCATGTATTAACGTTTCGCCATATTAACTGTCTGTTGCGACTCTCGTTGCCATTTTTCTGGCTGGTAGCTAGTGCAAGAAGCAACTGAACTGAAAGGCTCAAAAGCTTATAATCTAATACCCCTTCTTTCAACGAGTGAAAGTGACATCCCCAAAACATTAAGAGTTAGGCCCTTTGTTCCTCTCTCTCTTAGGCACGTGTCTCCCATTTAAGTGATTTCACGTTCTTCGGGAGCAGCGCAGGATGTGTAGGATGCACTTAGAGTACTTCCTTCGAAGTACGCTTTCTTTCGAGTTTTAATTACATTAGGCCCTTAATTGCACATTATCAAACACACCTTGCTAGCAGTAGTTCGGAGGCCGTGGCATCCGCAAAGAGAAGattaacgcaacagcgttaaggagtccatGTCGCAAGAAATCCGACTTCGGCGTCCGACGTCAAGCGTCCACACCATGCATACCGAACCACGCGTATCCaaacacgcaggccctccgtgcaACGCAAGGAACTTACTGCACTAATTGAACTTCTCAAAgtgaaatgcgtcagaaaaatcctATAAAGTACTACTTCCGCACAACCTCCCGACATGATAGCGCAGGATTGTAATTTGGatataggagaaaacataattctgcaaCGTGGAGACTCATTGAGAAacctcttttaacgcgatagcgtttccCAGCTGACGTTTGATGTCTGTCTTAGCGGCGCGGCCTCCTCGGTTCCTTGCGCACCATAAAAAAAGAGagccagaaagctcgctttcgcgcACAGCGTTCGCCTCCAGGGTTTTCcggtacataagctgcagttgcagggaagcgtgagaagcactcggggATTATTGAATTTCAGGGGGccaagacctcgtcaggctttctcgcctttagtatctgcctcccgcagggaaatttcgtattcttcctgcaaaataaacatgtttgatttgatttgattatcgcgtttcactcttcactttattaccttaaaggcccccgtggttgggggtattacataaagggtaggttacatgtataaatcatataataaacaatgaaaacacgtaatgaacataaattattcgctgtTAAATACAGTAGCTATACAATTCAGAAATTTAGATGTACAGGTGATTgtggcgatgtcgtgtggaaggccgttccagtccggggCTGAGCGCGAAAAGAATGAAGATGCGAATGTAGCAGTGCGCGTACGAGGCCGTGaaacttgaaggggatgaccaatgcggggGGAAATACTTGCCGGCGGATTGATGTAGGGCGGATGACGAAGTgagctgtaataaagtttatgaaacaagcacataCTAGTAATACGACGTCTACAAGCTAGAGATGTTAAATCTGCCTCTGCTTTTAATGCTCCgcctttaagcttcgccttaaaggcgaaacttaagcatcctccaatttttttctactTCTTCTAGCGTAGTGCGGTGGAACGCGGAGTAGCTTCAACGCATTTCATTGGTCGAGAAGACACGCGCAGGCTTCACCCTTTGATTTCAGTAGGTAGtgcataaaaaaatttttttcccggCATCTGTGGTCTCTAGACTTTAGCTCAAGACTGTACGAAACGCAAAGTTATTCTCTCCTTCCCCGCTTTATTTTGACGGATCAAGCTATTTTCCCTTTAACGTATTATCCGTGTTTCCCTTCACGATTTGTTCAAACTCGGTTTGACATTGATTCAAACATACACACGGAAAAAAAGGGGTTGGGAGAAAGGGAATTAAACATTATTCAAGTCCTTACTCCCATCTTGCTAATAATGTTGAATATTTTAAATCCGTAACATGCCCGTACCTTTACGCAAAAGAGCTCTGTACTCAAAGAtcctaaagaaaaaagaactgggAGGGGCCGCAGCAAACGAAAGCTTTTTCACACAGAACCGTGGCGCCCATGTGACGTTCCTTCTTGCAGCGTGTCTGCGACGTCGCCGCCACAGTGTGCCGGCATAACGTGTGACCCGTCGACGTGCGAGGTGTTGGATTGTCGCTGCGGAAGCTACAAGGGCTACTGTGGTTGCTGCGACTACTGCCGCACGGTAAGTCCATAAggttttcaaaagatgaagcgccaacagtggcAGCACAATAAGAAGGAACACAggcaggacaaggcgctttgttccttcttagtgtgctgtcaTTGTTGGCGCtccatcttttgaaagctatgcaccaacgagccccacaacgtgttttactgcaagtACATAAAGATTGCAGACTGATACGCAAATATTTAGTTACAACATGCCCAAAGTACAGCGTTGAAGGCCACCATGTCAAGAAAGCTGTAAGAACACAGCTCGACGAGGCCAGGAGGCCGCTAACAGCAGTTCgcagaaaataaaacaataaGTGCAGTGAAGTGTTAGCCTCGTTTAGTATACTAAGCACATCAGATATTCCAGGCATATATCTATTTCCCTGTATCTAAATGTATCTACATACATTTACATATTACGGTCACGATCAAACAGCTCAGCATAGGTATAAATGCGATATGTAATTGACAACATGGCGAGTAGCACAGATACAGGCACGTTCATAAAATGTAACGGCAGCCATGACAGCAATACACCATGTACATCACCGGACGAAAGTGCCCATAAAGCTGCGCATGCGACGCCAGCCAAGCCGACACCACACAGTGGGCCCTGGAACACTTCGGAACAAACATTGACATATACACAACATGAACGCCACCGCTTGAACATATCATGGCGTGGCTTCACCTCAGCCACGCCCTCAGTGACCCAAGCACCTACGAGATCAGTACGTGTCCATTAGGGCGTGATCAGTGGTGAAGCGGCCTTCAAAACTTGCTTTCTTCCTCTCCAAATCCAGTTTCTCTGTAAAAAACTgaactttgattgattgattgattggttgatcgatcgatcgatcgatcgatcgattgattgattgattgattgattgattgattgattgattgacggtTGTCGTCTCGAT encodes:
- the LOC142590872 gene encoding 8.6 kDa transglutaminase substrate-like codes for the protein MKIALISIFFVATAVLSVSATSPPQCAGITCDPSTCEVLDCRCGSYKGYCGCCDYCRTCPNEECTALFQDTCSEGYRCVLDDAERSFDNGGTGHCRANRG